GGGTTGTAGCAGGACGCCTCGAGCGGGATGTCGTATCCGCAGCCCTCACGGATGGTCAGCGGTGAGGTCAGCGACACCCGGAAGTCGGGCACACCGGCGTCGATGCGGGTGAACGCGAATTGCGGGTTGTGCACCCAGCTCTTGGGGTTGGCCAGGGTCTGGTCCACCATGCGGGCGAAACCCTCGTCGCCGCCGAAACCGGTGGTGTCGAGCCCGTCCTCGACCTCGACGGTGTAGGTGAAGTTCTTGGTGGTTCCCTGGCCGACCTGCGGCAGAGCGCCGGGAACGACGTGCCAGGTCGTGGCGCCGGCCTCGGTGAAGGCGCCGCCCGCGGGCAGGATTCCGGTCGGCAGGTTGGCGTCGAACTGGGTGAGGCCCTTGGGCGGCGCACCGATGATCGCGGTGCTGGCCACGCCGATCGTCGGCGGGCCCTGCACCGGGCCCTCCTCGTCGGCGACCTGTTCGGGGACGCTCGTTCCGGTGATGGTCTGGTAGATGACGACGACGGTGAGCACGGCCAGCACCGGCAGGGCGTACGCCCGCCACCCGTACGTCGACACGAATCGGCCGAGCCAGGTCTGTTTACGCCAGCGCCGACGGTCGTCGCGGTTGGACCGGGCCCGTCCACTGTCGACCGCCAACGGGTCTCGCTGCGCACGCAGCGGATCCCGCTGGGCGCGCAGCGGCTCTTGCCACTCGGTGCGCAGGGCCGGGACCCGACCGTCCCCACGACGCTCCGGACCCATTGGTCCTCCACG
Above is a window of Mycolicibacterium baixiangningiae DNA encoding:
- a CDS encoding DUF3152 domain-containing protein; protein product: MGPERRGDGRVPALRTEWQEPLRAQRDPLRAQRDPLAVDSGRARSNRDDRRRWRKQTWLGRFVSTYGWRAYALPVLAVLTVVVIYQTITGTSVPEQVADEEGPVQGPPTIGVASTAIIGAPPKGLTQFDANLPTGILPAGGAFTEAGATTWHVVPGALPQVGQGTTKNFTYTVEVEDGLDTTGFGGDEGFARMVDQTLANPKSWVHNPQFAFTRIDAGVPDFRVSLTSPLTIREGCGYDIPLEASCYNPAYLGDQPRVFINEARWVRGAVPFQGDIGSYRQYVINHEVGHAIGYQRHESCIENGALAPIMMQQTFSTSNDDAARFDPETVRADGLTCRFNPWPYPIA